The Juglans microcarpa x Juglans regia isolate MS1-56 chromosome 2D, Jm3101_v1.0, whole genome shotgun sequence DNA window tatatgattttctttaataaaacaacattttttttaatcttagatttaattttttttaaaaaaataaaatgatgtaaaTGATGTCATTTCAAACCTAAACCTCCCCCGtctctttctttcccttctctctctttcctctctggctctctcaatctctcttcatcCCCTTGTCGCTATCTCTCTCTCGTTGGCGCAACAACGCACCcgtcttctcctcctcctcgcCCCTTGGCTCTTCCTCCACTTTTTCTTATCCTCTTTCTTGAAGCACGAATGGTCGTAGAACCACGACTATGAATAGTCGTGAGTTTGCAAAGGGAACTATGACTACGAATGATCGTGAGTTTGTGAAGGGAACTACGGCCATGAGTGGTTGTGGATTTGCGAAGAGACCCATAACAGTTCGTggcctttttcattttttagatttgttgcgttttggatttttttttgccCGATTTGTTGTGGATGGATAtgaatttgttattattttgaatttttaggtATTTTTCGATTGTTTTTCACCTTGGGTGGGCAGGATGGAGCTGTTTGTTGTGGGAGCCAATCCGCTCACTACATTCGGATGGGGGTACCTGCCCACTAGGAACAATATCAAGGTACAGGGGACCAAACTGTCCTCCCGCCCATGGGGGGATGCACTCGTCGGGGGGTGGAGCAACACCCATACAAGATAGATGACATTCCAAAGGCAATGGACTGGTAATTGTGGACTATTGATGGGCTAGTGAGATTGGGAATTATGAGGACAATATTGGTGTACCTAGTTGGgtcctttaaaagaaaaatagaattatcatgaaaaaattcttattattattattattattattattattttaaaaaaaaactaactttttCACTATTCActtcacttttgaacggagtcACACATCTTGAGTAAGTACACCAATATTGTTCGAGTTTGGGTACGTACTATAATTAGTAATTACACGTGAATTCATCCGAACAACAGCTTGTCTGACAACACTGCTGCTTCTGACTCATGAAACTTCATGCGCCGACAATCTTGGATACTGTTATTAgttgctacttttttttttttttttgacggaAGTTGCTATTTCTTCTTTGTAACCGAAACTATTTGTTTCTTCCGAATTTTAAGGAATAAAGAtataaattagatatatttatataaaaaaaaaatcattagaatAAAGACAtaaattagatatatttataaaaatcgTTACTCATAATCTAAATAATAAGTGCAAACAACCCATCTTAATTAAATTCTAAgataatttctttctttattgcATCGTTCACAAATACCATTTCTTTACCCATACTTATTACACCTGAAATTAGCTCAAGACCTTAACATCCATGGAGGACCCGGCGGCGTCGGCGGCTGCTGCGACGAAGCTGAGCATCTACAAAGCAGCGAGGACAATAAAGCGGAGAGAGAACACGCTCTACAACGCCTTGAGATCCATCTACGATGACTCCATCTTCGTGGGTGAGATCTCCCAGCTATGGCCCGACCTCCCTCTCCTCGCCAACCTCCGCTGTGGCCTCTGGTATTCTCCCAACTTCCACTCCACCTGTTACTTCAAATCCACCGACGGTCACGCCAACAACTGGTCCTTCAGTACCTCACGCCTCAACCTCCACGTAGCTCAACTCGCCGGTATAACTTAGCTACCTTGTTCCTCACCACTCTCTTCCTTGTTTGGTGGTTGAGATATcggtggaaaagaaaaattatttgggAAAGTGAGGGATTTTACACTTTTTTTGTGCGCATATCGTATTAGAATCAATTGGGTTTGAAGTTTCCATTCTTTTTGGCTTGATTATGTGTTGTTGttacctatttatttatttgtgttgGTGTTGGgaaattgagatattttaaatgtttgCTTTTTTGATGGGTAGGACAGAAGGGAGGGTGCATTATAGTTGATTCCACTAGAAGAGGGAAACGGTTTCCGGACAGCATGTCAAAGACCATACCCATTTGGACTTGTGTTTTGAATCGGTCCATTCGCAATTATTTGAACAAGATGCTTGATAGTACGGCGCCAGTGGACCGGGTGAGTACTGCTATAGTTCATGCACGATAAGTTTGGATCTAGAGTTCTGAAATTCTCTTTCACAGCCCTTGCTTGACGCAGAAGAGCGATGCCCACTGTGTTAAGTAATGCCTCAATGATGCCTTAGTTCAATGAAAGGGTTAAATTCGAGCTTGCGTTCTTCCTTTTTGGTTTATGTCTAGTTCTGACtgatttctgttttattttctctttgagCATGGTGATTTTGCATTATTGTTTTGTGATCAAGttattgaattcttttatatgaCTCTGTATATTTGCGCCTGTTGTTCATTTATTTATCTAACATCATCTCCTTTTGCATCATTTCCTTCTGTATGTCTTAAACGTATTCACATTTCTCTATGCACTGGCCTGATTTTGAACAGAAGTCAACTATTTCTGATCAAGATGATGACAGTAACTCTCTTGAATGGGATTCCTCGCTACACCTTCCCCTCTGGGTTTCTGAAACAGAGAAGGCTAATATTGAGGGTCGCTTAGAAGAATGGACTAAACAACTAGATGCTAGTGGTGCTGATATTGCCTCTCTAGCATTGTGCTTGAAAAAACCCCTGCGTCCTCTATGGATTTCGCAAAAATCTGTCATCTGGTTAAATGAAGTGCCTGATCATGATTCATGGGATTTCACACCCATCATACTTCTTTCTGCCTCTTCCTCAAACGGAATAATTCAACACAGGTCTATCTCAGAGTTTAGCTGGAATTATATAGCTGGAGCAGGAGACGATGAAGAAAGCTGGGCAAGAGGTTTATCACCTAATCTTTTCTGGGGTCATGCCTATGATCTTATAATTGCAGGGCCTGATTTGTGTAATCAGAAGGTGGCAGATATAGTTGAAAAGGATAGAGTTTATCGTTCACAAAGGGGACAAAATGCTCCTCAGGTCACAGTCAAGGCTTCAAAGAGCTTAGTTCATCTTTCACAAGGAGACGTTCCACAATCGTTGGATATTCCAAACATTGAAATTGATAAGAAGTCTTATGATGAAGATTGTGGAATTTCCTGGTTGGGTTCAGCAAATCTTGCAGTTGGCAGATCCCAACTTGGTATGCTAAGTAGCAATtatcttttttacttttagttCTGTTTATTTTTCATCCACTAGGGCTGGTTATTTAGATTTTGGAAActtcttttcaatttatataCAGTCACTCTGCTAGTGTGAATTAATATCTTTGACAATCAATGCTTTGTTACGTACTTAAAAAGGGGAAACTAGTttcaactataaataaataaatacaaaacatGAAAGAACGTTGATCTAGGACAAGGTGCTTTGACAACAATTCTGGTGTAAGAGATGGGGGACATCAGGCATCGAATATATCTAAGGTCATGGGTCAAATAGGTTCATGAAAGTTTGAATCTTGACAGGGTTAAAGACattagaaaaaaacaaaaaacaaaaatcttgaCAGGGTTAAAGGAGCTGGAAGAAGAAAGCAAAGTTGTTGGTTCTTCTGGACAGCTACTTGTTGTAGAGTTTAAGAAGAGCTAGGGTTAGTTTATGGTGGTACAGAGAGGTAAAAAGTTAG harbors:
- the LOC121251065 gene encoding uncharacterized protein C3F10.06c isoform X1 — encoded protein: MEDPAASAAAATKLSIYKAARTIKRRENTLYNALRSIYDDSIFVGEISQLWPDLPLLANLRCGLWYSPNFHSTCYFKSTDGHANNWSFSTSRLNLHVAQLAGQKGGCIIVDSTRRGKRFPDSMSKTIPIWTCVLNRSIRNYLNKMLDSTAPVDRKSTISDQDDDSNSLEWDSSLHLPLWVSETEKANIEGRLEEWTKQLDASGADIASLALCLKKPLRPLWISQKSVIWLNEVPDHDSWDFTPIILLSASSSNGIIQHRSISEFSWNYIAGAGDDEESWARGLSPNLFWGHAYDLIIAGPDLCNQKVADIVEKDRVYRSQRGQNAPQVTVKASKSLVHLSQGDVPQSLDIPNIEIDKKSYDEDCGISWLGSANLAVGRSQLASKISNVDCILNCDQESIFLCLPDSEAHLHLPMVTSKLDRFSLLSNLPSAVNFAKLKLSKGKTLLVCCNNGEDISVCVCLAILTSLFSEEGTFDDGISFKETRITKWDLRRRLVYLCKFVTNARPSRGNLKQVFGFLNGGSIGTSV
- the LOC121251065 gene encoding uncharacterized protein C3F10.06c isoform X2, encoding MSKTIPIWTCVLNRSIRNYLNKMLDSTAPVDRKSTISDQDDDSNSLEWDSSLHLPLWVSETEKANIEGRLEEWTKQLDASGADIASLALCLKKPLRPLWISQKSVIWLNEVPDHDSWDFTPIILLSASSSNGIIQHRSISEFSWNYIAGAGDDEESWARGLSPNLFWGHAYDLIIAGPDLCNQKVADIVEKDRVYRSQRGQNAPQVTVKASKSLVHLSQGDVPQSLDIPNIEIDKKSYDEDCGISWLGSANLAVGRSQLASKISNVDCILNCDQESIFLCLPDSEAHLHLPMVTSKLDRFSLLSNLPSAVNFAKLKLSKGKTLLVCCNNGEDISVCVCLAILTSLFSEEGTFDDGISFKETRITKWDLRRRLVYLCKFVTNARPSRGNLKQVFGFLNGGSIGTSV